From one Microbacter margulisiae genomic stretch:
- the nhaD gene encoding sodium:proton antiporter NhaD produces MSSFILILVFIAGYAAIAFEHSIKLNKAASALLTGVACWTLYTVEQSDFSKVNEQLLIHLGDISSILFFLFGAMTIVELIDGHNGFSILSQYIRTTKKSTLLVIISMITFILSALLDNLTTAIVMTSLCGRLLTDKEDRWWFGGMIIIAANAGGAWSPIGDVTTTMLWIGGQVTGYHLVIKLLIPSLVVLLLPLLVVFFKFKGQTIREHALPETSPMERRESTIILALGVATLLFVPFFKAITHLPPFMGMLLALGIMWVATSIIENRKKRKKPHPVVFALHKIDGQSILFFLGILLAVAALQSSGLLARLAIFLEDTFRNDYLIGSALGLISAIIDNVPLVAATQGMYSLQTFPVDHFFWHFIALTTGTGGSTIIIGSAAGVAVMGLEKISFMWYLKKISWLGLLGFLGGILAFVLMHLT; encoded by the coding sequence ATGTCTTCTTTCATTCTTATTCTGGTTTTCATAGCAGGCTATGCTGCCATTGCGTTCGAACATTCCATTAAGCTTAACAAAGCTGCATCCGCTCTGCTCACAGGAGTAGCCTGCTGGACTTTATACACCGTTGAACAATCTGATTTTTCCAAAGTAAATGAGCAGTTGCTTATCCACCTGGGGGATATCTCCTCCATCCTGTTTTTCCTTTTCGGAGCCATGACTATCGTAGAGCTCATCGATGGACATAATGGATTTTCCATCCTTTCACAATACATCAGAACCACAAAAAAAAGCACCCTGTTGGTAATTATCAGCATGATCACTTTCATCCTATCCGCATTGCTGGATAACCTGACCACCGCCATCGTAATGACTTCTTTGTGTGGACGGCTGCTGACCGACAAGGAAGACCGCTGGTGGTTCGGGGGGATGATTATTATTGCCGCCAATGCAGGCGGGGCATGGTCGCCTATCGGGGATGTCACCACCACCATGCTTTGGATCGGAGGACAGGTTACCGGATATCATCTGGTCATCAAATTGCTGATTCCATCGCTTGTGGTGCTTTTACTCCCTTTATTGGTGGTCTTTTTCAAGTTCAAAGGACAAACCATCCGGGAACATGCGCTACCCGAAACTTCCCCGATGGAACGCAGGGAAAGTACTATTATTCTTGCATTGGGCGTTGCAACACTGCTATTTGTCCCCTTCTTCAAGGCCATTACCCATCTGCCGCCTTTTATGGGCATGCTACTGGCATTAGGCATTATGTGGGTCGCTACCTCTATTATAGAAAACCGGAAAAAACGCAAGAAACCTCATCCGGTAGTGTTTGCCCTGCACAAAATCGATGGGCAGAGCATCCTCTTTTTTCTGGGTATTTTGCTTGCCGTGGCCGCACTGCAATCATCCGGTCTTCTAGCCAGACTGGCCATATTCCTGGAAGACACCTTTAGAAACGATTACCTGATTGGATCTGCCCTGGGACTCATCTCGGCCATCATCGACAATGTACCGTTAGTTGCTGCCACGCAAGGGATGTATTCGTTGCAGACCTTCCCTGTAGATCATTTCTTCTGGCATTTCATCGCCCTGACCACCGGCACGGGAGGAAGCACCATCATCATCGGCTCTGCAGCAGGCGTAGCCGTAATGGGTCTGGAGAAAATATCCTTTATGTGGTATCTGAAAAAAATCAGTTGGCTGGGACTTCTCGGCTTTTTGGGTGGAATCCTGGCATTCGTACTGATGCATCTGACATAG